In Syngnathus acus chromosome 5, fSynAcu1.2, whole genome shotgun sequence, a genomic segment contains:
- the LOC119122589 gene encoding inter-alpha-trypsin inhibitor heavy chain H3-like isoform X4 → MERTALQVSIFGLLLAFGITQPKNDWDIYNFNINCTVSSRYATTIITSRVVNRKDESQEIEFHVRIPKNAFITKFRMLIDGQMYDGVVKAKEAAQQQYSDAVSRGESAGIVSSVGRTLEEFKTSVTVAPLKKVTFELTYEELLKRTLGKYELLIHAKPMQPVQDFKVDVNIQENAGISFIDVKGGLSTGALADAITKTHSDQQATVNFYPTVEQQKSCENCGEEGMNGDLVIVYDVNRDQSLGDVKTSSGYFIHHFAPSELPRIPKNVVFVIDKSGSMHGKKIEQTRTALIHILNDLAEDDFFGLITFDSGVSYWKRELIQANPKHVKSAKEFAGNIRAQGGTNINDALLDGSRMLNENPRKGSASMLILLTDGDPTSGVTNLDSIYSNVMEAIQDKFPLYCLGFGFDVEFSFLEKLSLLNNGVARRIYPDADADLQLKGFYDEVATPLLTDVVMIYIGGTNLTQTNFSQHYNGSEIVVAGQLTDNNIDAFIPRVLANSKNTSIIFSEKDSTTKSTDSNIQRVWAYLTVKQLLEKELQYSGDEKERMKNETLRLSLKYNFVTPLTSMVVTKPTKEKTEVLHKPSEEGPPPPESPSLVLRSPGVGSRPRGPPASPGSGGGLSKLQGLARLFQAGADYQVFHIFVVLQIFMVLCLLWISCQALHRTSYSNPSQLICPDGPTFLETFLSFLQHYHLLLNLKSAFCCRLRINLFHCVLISPLPLHFDSFTSPVQASL, encoded by the exons ATGGAAAGAACTGCGCTGCAAGTCAGCATCTTTGGGCTACTTTTGGCTTTTGGCATCACGCAACCCAAG AATGACTGGGATATCTACAACTTTAACATCAACTGCACTGTGAGCAGCCGTTAcgccaccaccatcatcaccaGCCGTGTGGTCAATCGTAAGGATGAATCCCAAGAAATAGAGTTCCATGTCCGGATTCCCAAGAATGCCTTCATCACCAAATTCAGGAT GCTTATCGACGGCCAGATGTATGATGGTGTCGTGAAGGCCAAAGAAGCGGCTCAGCAGCAGTACAGTGACGCCGTGTCCCGCGGTGAAAGTGCTGGCATCGTCAG CTCAGTTGGGAGGACTCTCGAGGAGTTTAAAACCTCAGTGACGGTGGCCCCTCTAAAAAAGGTGACCTTTGAACTCACGTACGAGGAACTACTCAAACGCACGCTCGGCAAGTACGAGCTGCTGATCCACGCTAAACCCATGCAGCCTGTCCAAGACTTCAAG GTGGATGTGAACATACAAGAAAATGCAGGGATCAGTTTCATCGATGTTAAAGGAGGACTGAGCACAGGCGCTCTGGCTGACGCCATCACCAAAACACATTCAGACCAACAG GCTACGGTTAATTTCTACCCGACAGTGGAGCAACAGAAATCATGTGAAAATTGTGGAGAAGAGGGTATGAACGGAGATCTGGTTATCGTTTATGATGTCAACAGAGACCAGTCACTGGGGGATGTCAAG ACATCAAGTGGATATTTCATCCATCATTTTGCGCCATCAGAGCTTCCTCGCATTCCAAAGAATGTTGTCTTTGTCATCGATAAAAGTGGTTCCATGCATGGCAAGAAAATTGAACAG ACCCGCACAGCGTTAATCCATATCCTGAATGACCTGGCCGAAGACGATTTCTTTGGCCTCATCACCTTTGATAGCGGAGTGTCTTACTGGAAGCGTGAACTTATTCAGGCCAACCCAAAACATGTAAAAAGCGCCAAAGAATTCGCAGGGAACATCAGAGCGCAAGGAG GTACAAATATTAATGATGCGTTGTTGGATGGGTCACGTATGTTGAATGAGAACCCCAGGAAAGGTTCAGCGTCTATGCTCATACTCCTCACTGATGGAGATCCAACCTCAG GTGTGACCAATCTGGACTCTATATACTCCAACGTGATGGAGGCCATTCAAGACAAATTCCCACTCTACTGTCTTGGATTTGGTTTTGATGTTGAATTTAGTTTCCTTGAGAAGCTGTCTTTGCTGAACAACGGTGTCGCGCGCCGTATTTATCCTGACGCTGATGCCGATTTGCAGCTGAAG GGATTCTATGACGAGGTGGCCACTCCTCTTTTGACAGATGTGGTGATGATCTATATCGGTGGCACCAATCTGACCCAGACCAACTTCAGTCAGCATTACAACGGTTCCGAGATCGTGGTGGCCGGTCAGCTCACCGACAACAACATCGACGCCTTCATCCCTCGTGTCCTGGCTAATTCG AAAAACACGAGTATCATTTTCTCTGAGAAGGACAGCACAACAAAGTCAACGGACAGCAATATCCAGAGGGTTTGGGCCTACCTGACAGTCAAACAACTCCTGGAGAAAGA GTTGCAGTATTCAGGAGATGAAAAGGAGAGAATGAAGAATGAAACCTTGAGGCTGTCACTCAAGTACAACTTTGTCACCCCGCTTACATCCATGGTGGTCACCAAGCCAACAAAGGAGAAGACGGAAGTCCTTCACAAACCCAGCGAGGAAGGTCCGCCGCCTCCCGAGAGTCCCAGTTTAGTATTGAGAAGCCCTGGCGTAGGCTCTAGGCCGAGGGGTCCTCCGGCCAGTCCAGGTTCAGGAGGCGGTCTGTCAAAA TTGCAGGGTCTCGCACGCCTGTTTCAG GCAGGAGCGGATTACCAG GTATTCCATATTTTCGTG GTACTCCAGATTTTCATG GTTCTATGTCTTCTGTGGATTTCATGCCAGGCATTGCACAGGACTTCATACAGCAATCCGAGTCAG TTGATTTGCCCAGACGGACCTACATTTCTGGAAACTTTCCTATCGTTTCTGCAACATTACCACCTG ttgttGAACCTCAAATCCGCTTTTTGTTGCCGGCTGAGAATCAATCTCTTCCACTGTGTTTTGATATCACCGCTTCCGCTGCACTTCGACTCCTTCACGTCCCCAGTACAG GCCTCTCTGTGA
- the LOC119122589 gene encoding inter-alpha-trypsin inhibitor heavy chain H3-like isoform X5 yields the protein MERTALQVSIFGLLLAFGITQPKNDWDIYNFNINCTVSSRYATTIITSRVVNRKDESQEIEFHVRIPKNAFITKFRMLIDGQMYDGVVKAKEAAQQQYSDAVSRGESAGIVSSVGRTLEEFKTSVTVAPLKKVTFELTYEELLKRTLGKYELLIHAKPMQPVQDFKVDVNIQENAGISFIDVKGGLSTGALADAITKTHSDQQATVNFYPTVEQQKSCENCGEEGMNGDLVIVYDVNRDQSLGDVKTSSGYFIHHFAPSELPRIPKNVVFVIDKSGSMHGKKIEQTRTALIHILNDLAEDDFFGLITFDSGVSYWKRELIQANPKHVKSAKEFAGNIRAQGGTNINDALLDGSRMLNENPRKGSASMLILLTDGDPTSGVTNLDSIYSNVMEAIQDKFPLYCLGFGFDVEFSFLEKLSLLNNGVARRIYPDADADLQLKGFYDEVATPLLTDVVMIYIGGTNLTQTNFSQHYNGSEIVVAGQLTDNNIDAFIPRVLANSKNTSIIFSEKDSTTKSTDSNIQRVWAYLTVKQLLEKELQYSGDEKERMKNETLRLSLKYNFVTPLTSMVVTKPTKEKTEVLHKPSEEGPPPPESPSLVLRSPGVGSRPRGPPASPGSGGGLSKLQGLARLFQVKDFVVFHIFVVLQIFMVLCLLWISCQALHRTSYSNPSQLICPDGPTFLETFLSFLQHYHLLLNLKSAFCCRLRINLFHCVLISPLPLHFDSFTSPVQASL from the exons ATGGAAAGAACTGCGCTGCAAGTCAGCATCTTTGGGCTACTTTTGGCTTTTGGCATCACGCAACCCAAG AATGACTGGGATATCTACAACTTTAACATCAACTGCACTGTGAGCAGCCGTTAcgccaccaccatcatcaccaGCCGTGTGGTCAATCGTAAGGATGAATCCCAAGAAATAGAGTTCCATGTCCGGATTCCCAAGAATGCCTTCATCACCAAATTCAGGAT GCTTATCGACGGCCAGATGTATGATGGTGTCGTGAAGGCCAAAGAAGCGGCTCAGCAGCAGTACAGTGACGCCGTGTCCCGCGGTGAAAGTGCTGGCATCGTCAG CTCAGTTGGGAGGACTCTCGAGGAGTTTAAAACCTCAGTGACGGTGGCCCCTCTAAAAAAGGTGACCTTTGAACTCACGTACGAGGAACTACTCAAACGCACGCTCGGCAAGTACGAGCTGCTGATCCACGCTAAACCCATGCAGCCTGTCCAAGACTTCAAG GTGGATGTGAACATACAAGAAAATGCAGGGATCAGTTTCATCGATGTTAAAGGAGGACTGAGCACAGGCGCTCTGGCTGACGCCATCACCAAAACACATTCAGACCAACAG GCTACGGTTAATTTCTACCCGACAGTGGAGCAACAGAAATCATGTGAAAATTGTGGAGAAGAGGGTATGAACGGAGATCTGGTTATCGTTTATGATGTCAACAGAGACCAGTCACTGGGGGATGTCAAG ACATCAAGTGGATATTTCATCCATCATTTTGCGCCATCAGAGCTTCCTCGCATTCCAAAGAATGTTGTCTTTGTCATCGATAAAAGTGGTTCCATGCATGGCAAGAAAATTGAACAG ACCCGCACAGCGTTAATCCATATCCTGAATGACCTGGCCGAAGACGATTTCTTTGGCCTCATCACCTTTGATAGCGGAGTGTCTTACTGGAAGCGTGAACTTATTCAGGCCAACCCAAAACATGTAAAAAGCGCCAAAGAATTCGCAGGGAACATCAGAGCGCAAGGAG GTACAAATATTAATGATGCGTTGTTGGATGGGTCACGTATGTTGAATGAGAACCCCAGGAAAGGTTCAGCGTCTATGCTCATACTCCTCACTGATGGAGATCCAACCTCAG GTGTGACCAATCTGGACTCTATATACTCCAACGTGATGGAGGCCATTCAAGACAAATTCCCACTCTACTGTCTTGGATTTGGTTTTGATGTTGAATTTAGTTTCCTTGAGAAGCTGTCTTTGCTGAACAACGGTGTCGCGCGCCGTATTTATCCTGACGCTGATGCCGATTTGCAGCTGAAG GGATTCTATGACGAGGTGGCCACTCCTCTTTTGACAGATGTGGTGATGATCTATATCGGTGGCACCAATCTGACCCAGACCAACTTCAGTCAGCATTACAACGGTTCCGAGATCGTGGTGGCCGGTCAGCTCACCGACAACAACATCGACGCCTTCATCCCTCGTGTCCTGGCTAATTCG AAAAACACGAGTATCATTTTCTCTGAGAAGGACAGCACAACAAAGTCAACGGACAGCAATATCCAGAGGGTTTGGGCCTACCTGACAGTCAAACAACTCCTGGAGAAAGA GTTGCAGTATTCAGGAGATGAAAAGGAGAGAATGAAGAATGAAACCTTGAGGCTGTCACTCAAGTACAACTTTGTCACCCCGCTTACATCCATGGTGGTCACCAAGCCAACAAAGGAGAAGACGGAAGTCCTTCACAAACCCAGCGAGGAAGGTCCGCCGCCTCCCGAGAGTCCCAGTTTAGTATTGAGAAGCCCTGGCGTAGGCTCTAGGCCGAGGGGTCCTCCGGCCAGTCCAGGTTCAGGAGGCGGTCTGTCAAAA TTGCAGGGTCTCGCACGCCTGTTTCAG GTAAAAGATTTCGTG GTATTCCATATTTTCGTG GTACTCCAGATTTTCATG GTTCTATGTCTTCTGTGGATTTCATGCCAGGCATTGCACAGGACTTCATACAGCAATCCGAGTCAG TTGATTTGCCCAGACGGACCTACATTTCTGGAAACTTTCCTATCGTTTCTGCAACATTACCACCTG ttgttGAACCTCAAATCCGCTTTTTGTTGCCGGCTGAGAATCAATCTCTTCCACTGTGTTTTGATATCACCGCTTCCGCTGCACTTCGACTCCTTCACGTCCCCAGTACAG GCCTCTCTGTGA
- the LOC119122589 gene encoding inter-alpha-trypsin inhibitor heavy chain H3-like isoform X2, translating to MERTALQVSIFGLLLAFGITQPKNDWDIYNFNINCTVSSRYATTIITSRVVNRKDESQEIEFHVRIPKNAFITKFRMLIDGQMYDGVVKAKEAAQQQYSDAVSRGESAGIVSSVGRTLEEFKTSVTVAPLKKVTFELTYEELLKRTLGKYELLIHAKPMQPVQDFKVDVNIQENAGISFIDVKGGLSTGALADAITKTHSDQQATVNFYPTVEQQKSCENCGEEGMNGDLVIVYDVNRDQSLGDVKTSSGYFIHHFAPSELPRIPKNVVFVIDKSGSMHGKKIEQTRTALIHILNDLAEDDFFGLITFDSGVSYWKRELIQANPKHVKSAKEFAGNIRAQGGTNINDALLDGSRMLNENPRKGSASMLILLTDGDPTSGVTNLDSIYSNVMEAIQDKFPLYCLGFGFDVEFSFLEKLSLLNNGVARRIYPDADADLQLKGFYDEVATPLLTDVVMIYIGGTNLTQTNFSQHYNGSEIVVAGQLTDNNIDAFIPRVLANSKNTSIIFSEKDSTTKSTDSNIQRVWAYLTVKQLLEKELQYSGDEKERMKNETLRLSLKYNFVTPLTSMVVTKPTKEKTEVLHKPSEEGPPPPESPSLVLRSPGVGSRPRGPPASPGSGGGLSKLQGLARLFQAGADYQVVKDFVVFHIFVVLQIFMVLCLLWISCQALHRTSYSNPSQLICPDGPTFLETFLSFLQHYHLLNLKSAFCCRLRINLFHCVLISPLPLHFDSFTSPVQASL from the exons ATGGAAAGAACTGCGCTGCAAGTCAGCATCTTTGGGCTACTTTTGGCTTTTGGCATCACGCAACCCAAG AATGACTGGGATATCTACAACTTTAACATCAACTGCACTGTGAGCAGCCGTTAcgccaccaccatcatcaccaGCCGTGTGGTCAATCGTAAGGATGAATCCCAAGAAATAGAGTTCCATGTCCGGATTCCCAAGAATGCCTTCATCACCAAATTCAGGAT GCTTATCGACGGCCAGATGTATGATGGTGTCGTGAAGGCCAAAGAAGCGGCTCAGCAGCAGTACAGTGACGCCGTGTCCCGCGGTGAAAGTGCTGGCATCGTCAG CTCAGTTGGGAGGACTCTCGAGGAGTTTAAAACCTCAGTGACGGTGGCCCCTCTAAAAAAGGTGACCTTTGAACTCACGTACGAGGAACTACTCAAACGCACGCTCGGCAAGTACGAGCTGCTGATCCACGCTAAACCCATGCAGCCTGTCCAAGACTTCAAG GTGGATGTGAACATACAAGAAAATGCAGGGATCAGTTTCATCGATGTTAAAGGAGGACTGAGCACAGGCGCTCTGGCTGACGCCATCACCAAAACACATTCAGACCAACAG GCTACGGTTAATTTCTACCCGACAGTGGAGCAACAGAAATCATGTGAAAATTGTGGAGAAGAGGGTATGAACGGAGATCTGGTTATCGTTTATGATGTCAACAGAGACCAGTCACTGGGGGATGTCAAG ACATCAAGTGGATATTTCATCCATCATTTTGCGCCATCAGAGCTTCCTCGCATTCCAAAGAATGTTGTCTTTGTCATCGATAAAAGTGGTTCCATGCATGGCAAGAAAATTGAACAG ACCCGCACAGCGTTAATCCATATCCTGAATGACCTGGCCGAAGACGATTTCTTTGGCCTCATCACCTTTGATAGCGGAGTGTCTTACTGGAAGCGTGAACTTATTCAGGCCAACCCAAAACATGTAAAAAGCGCCAAAGAATTCGCAGGGAACATCAGAGCGCAAGGAG GTACAAATATTAATGATGCGTTGTTGGATGGGTCACGTATGTTGAATGAGAACCCCAGGAAAGGTTCAGCGTCTATGCTCATACTCCTCACTGATGGAGATCCAACCTCAG GTGTGACCAATCTGGACTCTATATACTCCAACGTGATGGAGGCCATTCAAGACAAATTCCCACTCTACTGTCTTGGATTTGGTTTTGATGTTGAATTTAGTTTCCTTGAGAAGCTGTCTTTGCTGAACAACGGTGTCGCGCGCCGTATTTATCCTGACGCTGATGCCGATTTGCAGCTGAAG GGATTCTATGACGAGGTGGCCACTCCTCTTTTGACAGATGTGGTGATGATCTATATCGGTGGCACCAATCTGACCCAGACCAACTTCAGTCAGCATTACAACGGTTCCGAGATCGTGGTGGCCGGTCAGCTCACCGACAACAACATCGACGCCTTCATCCCTCGTGTCCTGGCTAATTCG AAAAACACGAGTATCATTTTCTCTGAGAAGGACAGCACAACAAAGTCAACGGACAGCAATATCCAGAGGGTTTGGGCCTACCTGACAGTCAAACAACTCCTGGAGAAAGA GTTGCAGTATTCAGGAGATGAAAAGGAGAGAATGAAGAATGAAACCTTGAGGCTGTCACTCAAGTACAACTTTGTCACCCCGCTTACATCCATGGTGGTCACCAAGCCAACAAAGGAGAAGACGGAAGTCCTTCACAAACCCAGCGAGGAAGGTCCGCCGCCTCCCGAGAGTCCCAGTTTAGTATTGAGAAGCCCTGGCGTAGGCTCTAGGCCGAGGGGTCCTCCGGCCAGTCCAGGTTCAGGAGGCGGTCTGTCAAAA TTGCAGGGTCTCGCACGCCTGTTTCAG GCAGGAGCGGATTACCAGGTG GTAAAAGATTTCGTG GTATTCCATATTTTCGTG GTACTCCAGATTTTCATG GTTCTATGTCTTCTGTGGATTTCATGCCAGGCATTGCACAGGACTTCATACAGCAATCCGAGTCAG TTGATTTGCCCAGACGGACCTACATTTCTGGAAACTTTCCTATCGTTTCTGCAACATTACCACCTG ttGAACCTCAAATCCGCTTTTTGTTGCCGGCTGAGAATCAATCTCTTCCACTGTGTTTTGATATCACCGCTTCCGCTGCACTTCGACTCCTTCACGTCCCCAGTACAG GCCTCTCTGTGA
- the LOC119122589 gene encoding inter-alpha-trypsin inhibitor heavy chain H3-like isoform X1 yields the protein MERTALQVSIFGLLLAFGITQPKNDWDIYNFNINCTVSSRYATTIITSRVVNRKDESQEIEFHVRIPKNAFITKFRMLIDGQMYDGVVKAKEAAQQQYSDAVSRGESAGIVSSVGRTLEEFKTSVTVAPLKKVTFELTYEELLKRTLGKYELLIHAKPMQPVQDFKVDVNIQENAGISFIDVKGGLSTGALADAITKTHSDQQATVNFYPTVEQQKSCENCGEEGMNGDLVIVYDVNRDQSLGDVKTSSGYFIHHFAPSELPRIPKNVVFVIDKSGSMHGKKIEQTRTALIHILNDLAEDDFFGLITFDSGVSYWKRELIQANPKHVKSAKEFAGNIRAQGGTNINDALLDGSRMLNENPRKGSASMLILLTDGDPTSGVTNLDSIYSNVMEAIQDKFPLYCLGFGFDVEFSFLEKLSLLNNGVARRIYPDADADLQLKGFYDEVATPLLTDVVMIYIGGTNLTQTNFSQHYNGSEIVVAGQLTDNNIDAFIPRVLANSKNTSIIFSEKDSTTKSTDSNIQRVWAYLTVKQLLEKELQYSGDEKERMKNETLRLSLKYNFVTPLTSMVVTKPTKEKTEVLHKPSEEGPPPPESPSLVLRSPGVGSRPRGPPASPGSGGGLSKLQGLARLFQAGADYQVVKDFVVFHIFVVLQIFMVLCLLWISCQALHRTSYSNPSQLICPDGPTFLETFLSFLQHYHLLLNLKSAFCCRLRINLFHCVLISPLPLHFDSFTSPVQASL from the exons ATGGAAAGAACTGCGCTGCAAGTCAGCATCTTTGGGCTACTTTTGGCTTTTGGCATCACGCAACCCAAG AATGACTGGGATATCTACAACTTTAACATCAACTGCACTGTGAGCAGCCGTTAcgccaccaccatcatcaccaGCCGTGTGGTCAATCGTAAGGATGAATCCCAAGAAATAGAGTTCCATGTCCGGATTCCCAAGAATGCCTTCATCACCAAATTCAGGAT GCTTATCGACGGCCAGATGTATGATGGTGTCGTGAAGGCCAAAGAAGCGGCTCAGCAGCAGTACAGTGACGCCGTGTCCCGCGGTGAAAGTGCTGGCATCGTCAG CTCAGTTGGGAGGACTCTCGAGGAGTTTAAAACCTCAGTGACGGTGGCCCCTCTAAAAAAGGTGACCTTTGAACTCACGTACGAGGAACTACTCAAACGCACGCTCGGCAAGTACGAGCTGCTGATCCACGCTAAACCCATGCAGCCTGTCCAAGACTTCAAG GTGGATGTGAACATACAAGAAAATGCAGGGATCAGTTTCATCGATGTTAAAGGAGGACTGAGCACAGGCGCTCTGGCTGACGCCATCACCAAAACACATTCAGACCAACAG GCTACGGTTAATTTCTACCCGACAGTGGAGCAACAGAAATCATGTGAAAATTGTGGAGAAGAGGGTATGAACGGAGATCTGGTTATCGTTTATGATGTCAACAGAGACCAGTCACTGGGGGATGTCAAG ACATCAAGTGGATATTTCATCCATCATTTTGCGCCATCAGAGCTTCCTCGCATTCCAAAGAATGTTGTCTTTGTCATCGATAAAAGTGGTTCCATGCATGGCAAGAAAATTGAACAG ACCCGCACAGCGTTAATCCATATCCTGAATGACCTGGCCGAAGACGATTTCTTTGGCCTCATCACCTTTGATAGCGGAGTGTCTTACTGGAAGCGTGAACTTATTCAGGCCAACCCAAAACATGTAAAAAGCGCCAAAGAATTCGCAGGGAACATCAGAGCGCAAGGAG GTACAAATATTAATGATGCGTTGTTGGATGGGTCACGTATGTTGAATGAGAACCCCAGGAAAGGTTCAGCGTCTATGCTCATACTCCTCACTGATGGAGATCCAACCTCAG GTGTGACCAATCTGGACTCTATATACTCCAACGTGATGGAGGCCATTCAAGACAAATTCCCACTCTACTGTCTTGGATTTGGTTTTGATGTTGAATTTAGTTTCCTTGAGAAGCTGTCTTTGCTGAACAACGGTGTCGCGCGCCGTATTTATCCTGACGCTGATGCCGATTTGCAGCTGAAG GGATTCTATGACGAGGTGGCCACTCCTCTTTTGACAGATGTGGTGATGATCTATATCGGTGGCACCAATCTGACCCAGACCAACTTCAGTCAGCATTACAACGGTTCCGAGATCGTGGTGGCCGGTCAGCTCACCGACAACAACATCGACGCCTTCATCCCTCGTGTCCTGGCTAATTCG AAAAACACGAGTATCATTTTCTCTGAGAAGGACAGCACAACAAAGTCAACGGACAGCAATATCCAGAGGGTTTGGGCCTACCTGACAGTCAAACAACTCCTGGAGAAAGA GTTGCAGTATTCAGGAGATGAAAAGGAGAGAATGAAGAATGAAACCTTGAGGCTGTCACTCAAGTACAACTTTGTCACCCCGCTTACATCCATGGTGGTCACCAAGCCAACAAAGGAGAAGACGGAAGTCCTTCACAAACCCAGCGAGGAAGGTCCGCCGCCTCCCGAGAGTCCCAGTTTAGTATTGAGAAGCCCTGGCGTAGGCTCTAGGCCGAGGGGTCCTCCGGCCAGTCCAGGTTCAGGAGGCGGTCTGTCAAAA TTGCAGGGTCTCGCACGCCTGTTTCAG GCAGGAGCGGATTACCAGGTG GTAAAAGATTTCGTG GTATTCCATATTTTCGTG GTACTCCAGATTTTCATG GTTCTATGTCTTCTGTGGATTTCATGCCAGGCATTGCACAGGACTTCATACAGCAATCCGAGTCAG TTGATTTGCCCAGACGGACCTACATTTCTGGAAACTTTCCTATCGTTTCTGCAACATTACCACCTG ttgttGAACCTCAAATCCGCTTTTTGTTGCCGGCTGAGAATCAATCTCTTCCACTGTGTTTTGATATCACCGCTTCCGCTGCACTTCGACTCCTTCACGTCCCCAGTACAG GCCTCTCTGTGA